Proteins encoded in a region of the Eschrichtius robustus isolate mEscRob2 chromosome 14, mEscRob2.pri, whole genome shotgun sequence genome:
- the YWHAH gene encoding 14-3-3 protein eta codes for MGDREQLLQRARLAEQAERYDDMACAMKAVTELNEPLSNEDRNLLSVAYKNVVGARRSSWRVISSIEQKTMADGNEKKLEKVKAYREKIEKELETVCNDVLALLDKFLIKNCNDFQYESKVFYLKMKGDYYRYLAEVASGEKKNSVVEASEAAYKEAFEISKEHMQPTHPIRLGLALNFSVFYYEIQNAPEQACLLAKQAFDDAIAELDTLNEDSYKDSTLIMQLLRDNLTLWTSDQQDEEAGEGN; via the exons ATGGGGGACCGCGAGCAGCTCCTTCAGCGGGCGCGGCTGGCCGAGCAGGCGGAGCGCTACGACGACATGGCCTGCGCCATGAAGGCG GTGACCGAGCTCAACGAACCTCTCTCCAATGAAGACCGAAACCTCCTCTCTGTGGCCTACAAGAATGTGGTCGGTGCCCGACGGTCTTCCTGGAGGGTCATCAGCAGCATCGAGCAGAAAACCATGGCCGATGGGAATGAGAAGAAGCTGGAGAAGGTTAAGGCTTACCGGGAGAAGATCGAGAAGGAGCTGGAAACAGTGTGCAATGATGTGCTGGCCCTGCTGGACAAGTTCCTCATCAAGAACTGCAATGACTTCCAGTATGAGAGCAAGGTCTTCTACCTGAAGATGAAGGGCGACTACTACCGCTACCTGGCAGAGGTGGCTTCCGGCGAGAAGAAAAACAGTGTGGTCGAAGCTTCGGAGGCAGCCTACAAGGAAGCCTTCGAAATCAGCAAGGAACACATGCAGCCAACACACCCCATCCGGCTGGGCCTGGCCCTCAACTTCTCCGTGTTCTACTACGAGATCCAGAATGCGCCCGAGCAGGCCTGCCTCTTAGCCAAACAAGCCTTCGATGACGCCATAGCCGAGCTGGACACACTAAACGAGGATTCCTATAAGGACTCCACGCTCATCATGCAGCTGCTGCGAGACAACCTCACCCTCTGGACGAGCGACCAGCAGGACGAGGAAGCCGGAGAAGGCAACTGA